A stretch of the Acomys russatus chromosome 23, mAcoRus1.1, whole genome shotgun sequence genome encodes the following:
- the LOC127206263 gene encoding 60S ribosomal protein L27a — translation MPSRLRKTRKLRGHVSHGHGRIGKHRKHPGGRGNAGGMHHHRINFDKYHPGYFGKVGMRHYHLKRNQSFCPTVNLDKLWTLVSEQTRVNAAKNKTGVAPIIDVVRSGYYKVLGKGKLPKQPVIVKAKFFSRRAEEKIKGVGGACVLVA, via the coding sequence ATGCCATCCAGACTGAGGAAGACCCGAAAACTCCGGGGCCACGTAAGCCACGGGCACGGCCGCATCGGTAAGCACCGCAAGCACCCTGGAGGCCGCGGGAATGCtggaggcatgcaccaccacaggaTCAACTTCGACAAATATCACCCAGGTTACTTTGGAAAAGTCGGTATGAGGCACTACCATTTAAAGAGGAACCAGAGCTTCTGCCCAACTGTCAACCTGGATAAGCTGTGGACACTGGTCAGTGAGCAGACACGGGTCAATGCTGCAAAAAACAAGACTGGAGTTGCTCCCATCATTGATGTTGTGCGATCGGGTTACTACAAAGTTCTGGGGAAGGGCAAGCTCCCTAAGCAGCCAGTCATTGTGAAGGCCAAATTCTTTAGCAGAAGAGCTGAAGAGAAGATTAAGGGTGTTGGAGGTGCCTGTGTCCTGGTGGCTTAA